A window of the Emys orbicularis isolate rEmyOrb1 chromosome 1, rEmyOrb1.hap1, whole genome shotgun sequence genome harbors these coding sequences:
- the CYSLTR2 gene encoding cysteinyl leukotriene receptor 2, with amino-acid sequence MCQNDINTTNSVNCSVDDFKQAVYPTIYLTIFALGVLGNGISIYVFLKLYRKKSPVNVFMLNLAISDFLFVWTLPFRASYYLRNSQWVFGDIFCRIVSYSLYVNMYCSIYFLTVLSIVRFVAIVHPFKHLKLTTIKYSRIICAVIWGFVMTVSIVLLFKGCTSSECPCRCLDLQEESVKKILVMNCIVLVVGFFLPFCTIICCYVLVIKALLKPRVPKAKIRASHKKAVSTIIITLFMFLLCFLPYHILRTVYLLEKCKVIMVNSCKLLAKATAITHSLAVMNSCLDPVLYYFAGENFKERLKSIYKR; translated from the coding sequence ATGTGCCAAAATGACATCAACACGACAAACTCGGTCAACTGCTCTGTTGATGACTTCAAGCAAGCTGTTTATCCCACAATATATCTCACAATATTTGCCTTAGGTGTCTTGGGAAATGGTATTTCCATATATGTTTTCCTGAAGCTTTACAGGAAAAAGAGTCCAGTGAATGTTTTCATGCTGAACTTGGCTATTTCAGACTTCCTGTTTGTGTGGACTTTACCCTTCCGGGCCTCCTACTACCTGAGGAACTCTCAATGGGTATTTGGGGATATATTTTGCAGGATTGTGTCTTATTCCTTGTATGTCAATATGTACTGCAGCATTTATTTTCTAACTGTGCTGAGCATTGTTCGTTTTGTGGCTATTGTTCATCCTTTCAAACATTTGAAACTAACCACCATCAAGTATTCTAGAATCATATGTGCGGTGATATGGGGTTTTGTGATGACAGTTAGCATTGTGCTGCTGTTCAAGGGATGCACCAGCTCGGAGTGCCCATGCAGGTGCTTAGATCTCCAAGAGGAGAGCGTAAAGAAGATACTCGTGATGAACTGTATTGTCCTGGTTGTGGGTTTCTTCCTCCCATTTTGCACAATAATTTGCTGCTATGTGCTTGTGATCAAAGCTTTGCTTAAGCCCAGGGTTCCAAAAGCGAAGATAAGAGCTTCTCATAAGAAGGCAGTGTCAACCATCATCATCACTTTATTCATGTTTCTGCTTTGTTTCCTGCCATATCACATACTAAGAACTGTCTACTTGCTGGAAAAGTGTAAGGTCATTATGGTCAACTCATGCAAGTTGCTGGCTAAAGCGACAGCCATCACTCATTCCCTTGCTGTAATGAATAGTTGCCTAGATCCTGTACTCTACTACTTTGCTGGAGAAAACTTCAAAGAGAGACTCAAAAGTATATATAAAAGGTAG